The sequence GATAAGGCCGAAGTTTCACTAGCTTATGAGCTATTTAACGCAAACACCTCGCTAAAATCAGGCATGATAACAAAAGAAATTTTCTGCCCAGATCCAAGCTCAAGCACCATTTTTGAGACGATAAACAAGGCTGCAAATTCAGCTATCGATACTTTAATCTCTGAAATAATCTACTAAAATTTTCTTAAATTTTTTGGCTGTGAAAGCTTAAATTTACAGCCAAAAATAGCTTATTTTAAAGACCTTTTGTTATAATGCGGCTTTAAAATACGGAGAATTAATGAAGAAAATTTTAATAATCGCTGGTGGAGCTTTTGCAAGAAATTTTTTAGATAGACTTCTTGGAGCAAAGTCAAATTTACACCACTATATCGTTGTTTCAAACGAAGATCACAGCCAAAAGGCAAATTACGAAAATTTCACATTTTATCAGTTTGACCCAACGAGCCTTTCAAAGCTAAAGAGCATAAGTGATGGCTATTTTAGCCAGTTTTGTATCGTGAGTGAGAACAAAAATGAAGCGATTGCTGTTTATGAAAATTTAAGACAGATCAGCACAAAGACTGAGACCATTTTTATGAACTCGTGGGAGCTTGATGAAAAGTGCAAGGAGACTTTTGCAAGCGATAAGCATCTAAGCGTGGTTGATATAAGAGATATCGCAGCTTCTAGGCTCATGGACTATCTGCCAGATATGCCTGTATATGCTGATAATATCGGCTTTAGCGAAGGCGAGATCATGGAGGTTAAGGTGCCTATTGGCAGCTCATATATGTATCGCCATGTAAGCTCAATCGCTCAAAAAAGATGGCGGATAGCGCTCATTTACAGGGGCGCTGAGATCATCTTGCCAAAGCCAAATACAATGATCCAACCAAGCGATATCTTACTAATCGTTGGCGATCCAAACGTGCTTCAAAACGTTTATCGCTCGATAAAGCGCGAGAGTGGGCAGTTTCCAAGTCCATTTGGTAGCAACATATACACTCTAATAGATATGAGATCAATGAGCAAAGAGCGAGTTAGCAAGCTCATCGAAGATAGCCTATATGTGCACTCAAAGCTAAATAACAAACGCCTTATCTTTAGGGTGATAAACCCAACTTTGGGCGAAAATTTAGAGACGCTAAAGGCGATAAAAGAGAAAAATATCCTTGTTTTGATGGATTATTTTAACAGCGACAATAAATCGATAAAAGATGACGTTTTAAAACACGATATCGGACTAATCATAAGCGACGATAGATACTTTTTTAAATTTCAAAAGCTATTTTATGAGCTTAAAATTCCAGTGCTAAAAACGGGTAAAATTTTGCTCTCAAAGGTAAAAGAGGGCGTGATACTGGGCGATCAAAGCCAAGAGGTGGAAAATCAATCAGCTATCATTACAGACTGCTGCGCGCAGCTTGATTTGGAGATGAGATTTTACTATTTTGATAACAAACATAGCGACGATGAGGCGTTAAAAGAGCACTTTGAGAGCATTAGCACGCTCTTTTCAAAGCGCATAAAGATAGAAAATCACAGCCTCAAAAACCCGCTAGTGAAGCTAAAAGGCACAAATGATCTGCTTCATTTTGTGATGTTTAGCAAGAGCGTGGCAAATGGCAGCGCTTTTGCCTTTTTATCGACAAATTTAAATAGACTTTATAAAAAACTAAGCCAAAACGCACAGCTTTTTGTGCCAGTAAGTGAGTAGAAAATGCAGATAAATTTAAACCTTAAGGAAAAGGCGTCAAGCTATAAAATTTATATAAACGAACTTGAGAGATTAGAGCTAAAGGGCAAGGTCGGCATCGTCACAAACGCCAAAGTGGCGGGGCTTCACCTTGAAAAGCTACTTAGCGTTTTAAAGTGCGATGAGAAATTTATCATAAGCGTGCCAGACGGCGAGGAGTATAAAAACTTAACAACGATAGAGCAAATTTTAGAGCAGCTTTTTGTTAGTAAATTTGACCGCTCATCTACGCTCATAGCCCTTGGCGGTGGCGTCATCAGCGATATGACCGGCTTTGCGGCAAGCATATATGAAAGAGGGATAAGCTTTATAAATATCCCAACCACACTTCTAGCGCAAGTCGATGCTAGTGTGGGTGGAAAAACAGGGGTAAATAACAAATTTGGTAAAAATTTAATAGGCTCATTTTATCAGCCAAAGGCAGTTTTTTGCGAGATAAATTTCTTAAAAACATTGCCAAAGAGAGAATTTGCAGCTGGTGTGGCTGAGGCTTTAAAGATGGCGATAACCTTTGATGAAGAGATGTTTAGCTGGCTAAAGAGCGTAAATTTAGACGATGAAAATTTAGCAAAGCTAGTTGAAAAGTCGATAAATTTAAAGGCTAGGGTGGTCGAACAAGATGAGAAAGAAAAGGGGCTAAGAGCCATACTAAACTACGGTCACACCTTCGCTCACGTCATCGAAAATGAGACAAACTACAAAGAGTTTTTACACGGCGAAGCGGTGGCGATAGGTATAAATATGGCAAATCGCCTAAGCGTTAGACTGGGTCTCATGAGCGAGGCGGAGGCAGAGGAGATCAAGCAGGTTTTAGAGAAATTTGATCTGCCTATAAGCTATAAAATAGAAAATGAATATGCATTTTACGAGGCATTTTTTATGGATAAAAAGACAAAAGGCGATAAGATAAATTTCATCATCGCAGATAAAATCGGCAGTGCGTTCATCAAAAATGACGTCAAAAAAGAGGACGTTTTAGAAACTTTGAGAGAATTTAAATGAAAAAGATCCTAGTTTTTTTAGCTTTTTGCTTTGCGCTTTACGCTGAAGAAAACGCCACACTTGAGCAAAATGTCTCACAAAATTTACAAAATAGCGAGCTTATAAAAGAAATTTCAAATCTAGATAACTCTCTAAAAAACAACATCTGGATCACAAGATACGCCAACTACAACACCTATCAAAAGCTACTTGATGAGCTAGAGCAAAATGAAAATGAGCTTAAAAAGCTTGATAAAGGCTCAAAAAGAGGTGGCGATCTCATTAAGAGAAGTCAAACCCTAAAAGAGCAGATAAATTTGCTAAAAGAGTATGAGAAAACGCCATTTTCAAATATGCTTGCAGCCCCAGAAATGGAAAATCCACCTAGGATAAATAGCCCAGTTGCGCTAGTATCTGGCTTTTCATACATCAAAAAGATAAGAAGCGACAAGATCGAATACCAAAGGCACATCAAAGAGCTTGACACCTTGCTTGAGAAGCTTGAAGCAAAAGAGAATTTGCTAAATAGGCTAAATTTGATAGATGACAGCGAGCAAAATAGAGCAAGTCTGAACCTTGCAAAGCAAGAGATAGGCGACTTCAAAGCTGCAAAACAGATCGCTGATACCACTTATAGTGTCTATGAAAAAAGGGCAGATGAAGCGGTAAATATGACGACCTCTGACATAAAGGCTCAGTTTTTAAGCATGGGCTATACAGCCATCGTCATCCTTTTGACGATCGGACTAACATTTATCGCTAAATTTATCGTTAAAAGAACGATCACGGATAACGAGAGATTTTACACGGTCAATAAATTCTTAAACGTGCTAAACATCACCGTTATCATCATAATTTTGCTCTTTTCATACATCGAAAACGTCACATATCTAGTAACCGTGCTAGGTTTTGCCTCAGCTGGTATCGCCATCGCGATGAAAGATATGTTTATGAGTATGCTTGGCTGGATGGTTATCATGTTTGGTGGCACGATCCACGTGGGTGACCGCGTCAGAGTCTATCACGACGGGAGCGAATTTGTGGGTGATGTGATAGATATTTCACTGCTTCGCTTAACCGTTTTTGAAGATGTTAGCTACTCGACCTATAAGACAAATCGCCGTGCAGGTAGGATCATCTTTGTGCCAAATAACTACATCTTTACAGACCTCATCGCAAACTACTCACACTACGGCATGAAGACCGTTTGGGACGGCATAGATGTCGTGATAAGCTTTGATAGCAATCACAAAAAAGCCGCCTATCTAGCAAAAAATATAGTAAAAAAATATTCAAAAGGCTACACCGACATCGCAAAACGTCAGATGAACAAGCTAAGAAGCCAGTACAGCATCAAAAATCCAAACGTAGAGCCAAGAATTTACACATTTTTTGAGCCTTATGGCATAAATATCTCATGCTGGTTTATGTCAAACTCATACGCCACGCTTGCTCTTAGAAGCACGATAAGCGCTGAGATTATAGAGGCATTTTTGGCTCACGATGATATAAAGATAGCTTACCCAACACAAACTATGTTTATAGGCAAAAAAGAAACGCCAAGCGATCACGTAGCTCACGCCGAGCAAGAGGGCGAAAATATCTAATGCAAAAGATATTTTTTAAGACATTTGGATGCCGCACAAACATCTATGACACCGAGCTTTTAAAGAGCTACATTAAAGACTATGAGATCACAAATGACGAAGAGGGCGCTGATATCGTCGTGATAAACTCATGCACCGTTACAAACTCGGCTGATAGCGGAGTTAGAAACTATATAAACGGCGT is a genomic window of Campylobacter concisus containing:
- a CDS encoding mechanosensitive ion channel domain-containing protein codes for the protein MKKILVFLAFCFALYAEENATLEQNVSQNLQNSELIKEISNLDNSLKNNIWITRYANYNTYQKLLDELEQNENELKKLDKGSKRGGDLIKRSQTLKEQINLLKEYEKTPFSNMLAAPEMENPPRINSPVALVSGFSYIKKIRSDKIEYQRHIKELDTLLEKLEAKENLLNRLNLIDDSEQNRASLNLAKQEIGDFKAAKQIADTTYSVYEKRADEAVNMTTSDIKAQFLSMGYTAIVILLTIGLTFIAKFIVKRTITDNERFYTVNKFLNVLNITVIIIILLFSYIENVTYLVTVLGFASAGIAIAMKDMFMSMLGWMVIMFGGTIHVGDRVRVYHDGSEFVGDVIDISLLRLTVFEDVSYSTYKTNRRAGRIIFVPNNYIFTDLIANYSHYGMKTVWDGIDVVISFDSNHKKAAYLAKNIVKKYSKGYTDIAKRQMNKLRSQYSIKNPNVEPRIYTFFEPYGINISCWFMSNSYATLALRSTISAEIIEAFLAHDDIKIAYPTQTMFIGKKETPSDHVAHAEQEGENI
- a CDS encoding COG3400 family protein, which codes for MKKILIIAGGAFARNFLDRLLGAKSNLHHYIVVSNEDHSQKANYENFTFYQFDPTSLSKLKSISDGYFSQFCIVSENKNEAIAVYENLRQISTKTETIFMNSWELDEKCKETFASDKHLSVVDIRDIAASRLMDYLPDMPVYADNIGFSEGEIMEVKVPIGSSYMYRHVSSIAQKRWRIALIYRGAEIILPKPNTMIQPSDILLIVGDPNVLQNVYRSIKRESGQFPSPFGSNIYTLIDMRSMSKERVSKLIEDSLYVHSKLNNKRLIFRVINPTLGENLETLKAIKEKNILVLMDYFNSDNKSIKDDVLKHDIGLIISDDRYFFKFQKLFYELKIPVLKTGKILLSKVKEGVILGDQSQEVENQSAIITDCCAQLDLEMRFYYFDNKHSDDEALKEHFESISTLFSKRIKIENHSLKNPLVKLKGTNDLLHFVMFSKSVANGSAFAFLSTNLNRLYKKLSQNAQLFVPVSE
- the aroB gene encoding 3-dehydroquinate synthase gives rise to the protein MQINLNLKEKASSYKIYINELERLELKGKVGIVTNAKVAGLHLEKLLSVLKCDEKFIISVPDGEEYKNLTTIEQILEQLFVSKFDRSSTLIALGGGVISDMTGFAASIYERGISFINIPTTLLAQVDASVGGKTGVNNKFGKNLIGSFYQPKAVFCEINFLKTLPKREFAAGVAEALKMAITFDEEMFSWLKSVNLDDENLAKLVEKSINLKARVVEQDEKEKGLRAILNYGHTFAHVIENETNYKEFLHGEAVAIGINMANRLSVRLGLMSEAEAEEIKQVLEKFDLPISYKIENEYAFYEAFFMDKKTKGDKINFIIADKIGSAFIKNDVKKEDVLETLREFK